One window of the Shewanella litorisediminis genome contains the following:
- a CDS encoding phosphoadenylyl-sulfate reductase: protein MNYHDLLSLDAAEQAAALADINLQLAKATPAERVEFALRELPGEHIVSSSFGIQAAVMLHLVTQVKSDIPVVLTDTGYLFPETYRFIDELTERLKLNLKVYRAPMTAAWQEARFGKLWEQGLDGLERYNRINKVEPMQRALDELEMGTWFAGLRRTQASTREGLPILAIHGKRFKLLPIIEWSNKDVHEYLTKFELPYHPLWEQGYVSVGDTHSTKPLELGMSEEDTRFNGLKRECGLHYEI, encoded by the coding sequence ATGAATTATCACGATTTACTTAGTCTGGACGCAGCCGAGCAAGCGGCCGCGCTTGCGGACATCAATTTACAGCTGGCCAAGGCCACGCCTGCCGAGCGGGTTGAATTTGCACTGCGTGAATTACCCGGCGAGCATATTGTAAGCTCCAGTTTTGGTATCCAGGCGGCGGTGATGCTGCATTTGGTGACGCAGGTAAAAAGCGATATTCCTGTGGTGCTGACCGATACCGGGTATTTGTTCCCGGAGACCTACCGCTTTATCGATGAACTGACCGAGCGCCTTAAGCTTAACCTTAAGGTGTACCGCGCCCCGATGACGGCTGCCTGGCAGGAAGCCCGCTTCGGCAAGCTGTGGGAGCAGGGGCTGGATGGCCTTGAGCGCTACAACCGCATCAACAAGGTTGAGCCTATGCAAAGGGCGCTGGATGAGCTGGAAATGGGCACCTGGTTTGCTGGCCTTCGCCGCACCCAGGCATCGACCCGGGAAGGGCTGCCCATCCTTGCCATTCACGGTAAGCGCTTTAAGCTGCTGCCGATTATTGAATGGAGCAACAAGGATGTGCATGAATACCTGACCAAATTCGAGCTGCCTTATCATCCGCTGTGGGAGCAGGGCTATGTGTCTGTGGGCGATACCCACTCCACCAAGCCACTGGAGCTCGGCATGAGCGAAGAAGACACCCGCTTTAATGGGTTAAAGCGTGAGTGTGGATTGCACTACGAGATTTAA
- the cysI gene encoding assimilatory sulfite reductase (NADPH) hemoprotein subunit — protein sequence MSQYPIKPELQVQGQLSDNERLKAESNHLRGTITTDLKDEITGGFTGDNFMLVRFHGMYQQDDRDLRAERAEQKLEPLHNVMLRARMPGGIIKPEQWLAIDEFAREHTMYGSIRLTTRQTFQFHGVFKPDIKPMHQMLNKIGIDSIATAGDVNRNVLCTSNPVESVLHQQAYEWAAKISEHLLPKTRAYAEIWLGEEKVETTETEPVLGDTYLPRKFKTTVVIPPHNDVDVHANDLNFVAIAENGQLVGFNVLVGGGLAMTHGDKATYPRRAEDLGFIGLEHVLKVAEHVVTVQRDYGDRVNRKNAKTKYTIDRIGVDAFKSEVEQRVGVAFGPSRPYEFTHRGDRFGWVEGIDGKHHLTLFIENGRLLDYPGKPLKTGVAEIAKVHKGDFRMTANQNLVIAGVAAEDKAQIEQLARNHGLLENVTTQRKNSMACVSLPTCPLAMAEAERYLPTLVTHVEGILSKHGIADDHIILRVVGCPNGCGRAMLAEAGLVGRGPGKYNLYLGGNTAGTRIPKLYLDNVAEAEILAALDTLIGRWSVERNPGECFGDFVIRVGVVAEVKVSKTDFHA from the coding sequence ATGAGCCAATATCCAATTAAACCTGAACTGCAGGTGCAGGGCCAGCTGTCTGATAACGAGCGTCTGAAGGCTGAAAGCAACCATCTGCGTGGCACTATCACCACAGACTTAAAAGACGAAATTACCGGTGGTTTCACCGGTGATAACTTCATGTTGGTGCGTTTTCACGGCATGTATCAGCAGGATGACCGCGATTTACGTGCTGAGCGCGCAGAGCAAAAGCTGGAGCCGCTGCATAATGTGATGCTGCGGGCGCGCATGCCCGGCGGGATTATCAAGCCTGAGCAATGGCTGGCGATTGATGAATTTGCCCGCGAGCACACCATGTACGGCTCAATTCGGTTAACCACCCGCCAGACCTTCCAGTTCCACGGCGTGTTTAAACCGGATATCAAGCCGATGCACCAGATGCTGAATAAAATTGGCATCGACTCGATTGCAACCGCCGGTGATGTAAACCGCAACGTGCTGTGTACCTCAAACCCTGTGGAATCGGTGTTGCACCAGCAAGCTTATGAGTGGGCTGCGAAAATCTCTGAACATTTGCTGCCAAAAACCCGCGCCTATGCCGAGATTTGGCTGGGCGAAGAAAAAGTAGAAACCACGGAAACTGAGCCGGTGCTGGGTGATACCTACCTGCCGCGTAAGTTTAAAACCACGGTGGTGATCCCACCGCACAATGACGTCGACGTACACGCCAACGACTTAAATTTCGTGGCCATTGCCGAAAATGGCCAGCTGGTTGGTTTTAACGTGTTGGTTGGTGGCGGCCTTGCGATGACCCACGGCGATAAAGCGACTTATCCGCGCCGGGCAGAAGATTTGGGCTTTATCGGTCTTGAGCATGTGCTGAAAGTCGCAGAGCACGTGGTCACAGTGCAGCGTGACTACGGCGATCGGGTTAACCGGAAAAATGCCAAAACCAAATACACGATAGATCGTATCGGCGTTGACGCTTTCAAATCTGAAGTGGAACAACGGGTTGGCGTGGCCTTTGGCCCAAGCCGTCCTTACGAATTTACCCACCGTGGCGATCGCTTTGGTTGGGTGGAAGGCATTGATGGTAAGCACCATTTAACACTCTTTATCGAAAACGGCCGTCTGCTCGATTACCCGGGTAAGCCGCTGAAAACGGGTGTTGCTGAAATTGCCAAAGTGCATAAAGGCGATTTTCGCATGACGGCAAACCAGAACCTGGTTATCGCAGGGGTTGCAGCCGAAGATAAAGCGCAGATTGAGCAGCTGGCGCGCAATCATGGTTTGTTGGAAAACGTGACTACTCAGCGTAAAAACTCGATGGCTTGCGTGTCACTGCCAACTTGTCCGCTGGCGATGGCAGAAGCCGAACGTTACCTGCCAACGCTGGTCACCCACGTTGAAGGGATCTTGAGCAAGCACGGCATTGCCGACGACCATATCATCCTGCGCGTCGTGGGTTGCCCGAATGGCTGCGGCCGCGCCATGTTGGCAGAAGCAGGTTTAGTGGGCCGTGGTCCTGGCAAATACAACCTGTATCTGGGCGGTAACACTGCGGGAACCCGTATTCCGAAATTGTATTTGGATAACGTGGCCGAAGCGGAAATTCTGGCGGCACTGGATACCTTGATTGGCCGCTGGTCAGTTGAGCGTAACCCAGGTGAATGTTTTGGTGATTTTGTTATTCGGGTGGGTGTTGTTGCCGAAGTGAAAGTCAGTAAAACCGACTTCCACGCCTGA
- a CDS encoding assimilatory sulfite reductase (NADPH) flavoprotein subunit yields MLLKELSSLASPLSAEQVDKLKQLTFELNAVQLAWVSGYLAASAQSAAGGAFAAAPAAQEAATLTVLYASQTGNAKGVASKIKAAAESRGLAVQLQDIASYKTNALAKEKFLIIVASTYGEGEPPESAVSFYKFLFGKKAPKLPELQFAVLGLGDTSYEFFCKTATDFDSQLAVLGAKRLYEPALLDVDYAEGAKNWQEAALDVFTPLLKASGAGSERVIAWPGATGTAASQSQYDKQNPATAELSINQKITARNSTKDVRHIEISLEGTGLTYQPGDALGVYFRNAPELVASVLAATGLTGSEQVELSGQTLTLQAALTDELELTQAYPSLVTKYAEASNNAELQALGADKDALRAYLADKQSADVIVQNPANISAQQLVDSLRKVQPRLYSIASSQAEVGEEVHLTVGVVRYDAFGSTHLGGASGFLAERLAEGEPVKVFVEHNDNFRLPSNDTPVLMIGPGTGIAPFRAFLQERDNAGATGQNWLFFGNPHFTRDFLYQVELQDYLKRGVLTHLDVAFSRDQAQKVYVQDKLAAKGAEVWSWLQQGAHLYICGDGNRMAKDVHQALLQIAQTHGGLSDEAADEYFEELRESKRYQKDVY; encoded by the coding sequence ATGCTGTTAAAAGAATTATCCTCTCTCGCGTCTCCGCTCAGTGCCGAGCAGGTCGACAAGCTCAAGCAACTGACTTTTGAGCTCAATGCCGTGCAACTGGCCTGGGTCAGTGGTTATCTGGCGGCAAGCGCGCAATCTGCCGCTGGGGGGGCTTTTGCTGCAGCGCCAGCTGCCCAGGAAGCCGCGACTTTAACGGTGCTTTACGCATCGCAGACCGGCAATGCCAAAGGCGTGGCCAGTAAAATCAAAGCGGCGGCAGAAAGCCGTGGCTTAGCGGTGCAGTTACAGGATATTGCCTCGTATAAAACCAATGCGTTGGCAAAAGAAAAATTCCTCATCATTGTTGCCTCGACCTATGGCGAGGGTGAGCCACCCGAGAGCGCAGTGAGTTTCTATAAGTTCCTGTTTGGCAAAAAGGCACCGAAGTTACCCGAGCTGCAATTTGCCGTGTTGGGCCTTGGCGATACCAGCTATGAGTTTTTCTGCAAAACCGCCACTGACTTTGACAGCCAACTGGCTGTATTAGGTGCAAAACGCTTGTATGAGCCCGCCCTGCTTGACGTCGATTATGCCGAGGGTGCGAAAAACTGGCAGGAAGCAGCCTTGGATGTGTTTACACCGCTGCTTAAAGCATCAGGCGCCGGTAGCGAGCGAGTGATTGCATGGCCTGGTGCGACTGGCACCGCGGCTAGCCAAAGCCAGTATGATAAGCAAAACCCAGCTACCGCTGAGTTAAGTATTAATCAAAAGATCACGGCGCGTAATTCCACCAAAGACGTGCGTCATATTGAGATCTCGCTGGAAGGCACCGGCCTGACCTATCAGCCGGGTGATGCTTTAGGGGTGTATTTCCGCAATGCACCGGAGCTTGTCGCCAGCGTGCTGGCCGCCACAGGTTTAACTGGCAGCGAGCAAGTTGAACTGTCTGGCCAAACGTTAACCCTGCAAGCGGCGTTAACCGACGAGCTGGAGCTCACCCAGGCTTACCCGTCACTGGTGACCAAGTACGCAGAGGCGAGCAACAATGCCGAATTGCAAGCGCTTGGCGCAGACAAAGACGCGCTGCGCGCTTATCTGGCCGATAAACAAAGTGCCGATGTGATTGTGCAAAACCCTGCCAACATCAGCGCACAGCAACTGGTGGACAGCCTGCGCAAAGTGCAGCCACGCTTGTATTCCATCGCCTCAAGCCAAGCCGAAGTGGGCGAAGAAGTGCATTTAACCGTTGGCGTGGTGCGTTACGATGCTTTTGGCAGCACCCATTTAGGTGGTGCGTCAGGCTTTTTAGCTGAGCGCTTGGCTGAAGGAGAGCCGGTGAAAGTCTTTGTTGAACACAATGACAACTTCCGCCTGCCCAGCAATGATACGCCAGTGTTGATGATTGGCCCCGGCACCGGTATTGCGCCGTTTCGGGCGTTCTTGCAAGAGCGTGATAACGCAGGTGCGACCGGCCAGAACTGGCTGTTCTTTGGCAACCCGCATTTCACCCGTGATTTCTTATATCAGGTGGAGCTTCAAGACTACTTGAAGCGTGGCGTGTTAACCCACCTGGATGTGGCATTTAGCCGCGACCAAGCACAAAAAGTGTATGTGCAGGATAAACTGGCTGCCAAAGGCGCCGAAGTGTGGTCTTGGCTGCAACAAGGCGCTCACTTATATATTTGTGGTGACGGTAACCGGATGGCGAAAGATGTACATCAGGCGTTATTGCAAATTGCCCAAACCCACGGTGGCTTGTCTGACGAAGCAGCCGACGAGTATTTTGAAGAGTTACGCGAGAGCAAGCGTTATCAGAAGGATGTTTATTAA
- a CDS encoding Re/Si-specific NAD(P)(+) transhydrogenase subunit alpha, whose protein sequence is MQIGIPRESLAGETRVAATPATVEQLKKLGFEVAIESGAGTLASFSDAAFEAVGASVVPSVWQADLIFKVNAPTENEIKEIKDGATLVSFIWPAQNPELVEKLSQRNINVMAMDMVPRISRAQSLDALSSMANIGGYRAVVEAAHEFGRFFTGQITAAGKVPPAKVLVIGAGVAGLAAIGTAGSLGAVVRAFDTRLEVAEQIESMGGQFLKLDFGGEDGSSSDGYAKVMSEEFIKAEMALFAEQAKEVDIIVTTALIPGKPAPRLITREMVDSMKSGSVIVDMAAATGGNCEYTVPGELFVTKNGVKVIGYTDLPGRLPAQSSQLYGTNLVNLMKLMCKEKDGNAVIDFDDVVMRNMTVVKAGEVTFPPPPISVSAAPAKAAPKVELKKAAPKEPSKLKYILGALGLIGFGAVASVAPPEFLSHFTVFLLSCVVGYYVVWNVTHALHTPLMSVTNAISGIIVVGALLQIGSGSTLVTVLAFIAVLIASINIFGGFTVTQRMLKMFRKD, encoded by the coding sequence ATGCAAATTGGAATTCCGAGAGAGAGTCTCGCCGGTGAAACCCGGGTCGCCGCGACCCCGGCAACGGTTGAGCAACTTAAAAAACTCGGCTTTGAAGTGGCTATCGAATCTGGTGCCGGCACCCTTGCCAGCTTCAGTGATGCCGCCTTTGAGGCGGTGGGCGCCAGTGTAGTGCCCTCCGTATGGCAGGCCGACCTTATTTTTAAGGTCAATGCCCCTACCGAAAATGAAATAAAAGAAATCAAAGACGGCGCTACCTTGGTGAGTTTTATCTGGCCTGCTCAAAACCCTGAGCTGGTTGAGAAATTATCACAGCGCAATATCAACGTGATGGCGATGGACATGGTGCCGCGTATTTCCCGCGCCCAGTCGCTGGATGCCCTGTCATCCATGGCCAACATCGGCGGCTACCGCGCCGTGGTGGAAGCCGCCCACGAGTTTGGCCGCTTCTTTACCGGCCAAATCACCGCTGCCGGTAAGGTGCCCCCTGCCAAGGTGCTGGTGATTGGTGCCGGTGTGGCCGGTCTTGCCGCCATAGGTACCGCAGGCTCCCTCGGCGCCGTCGTTCGCGCCTTCGATACCCGCCTCGAAGTGGCGGAGCAAATCGAGTCCATGGGTGGTCAGTTCCTCAAGCTCGACTTCGGCGGCGAAGACGGCTCCTCCTCCGATGGCTACGCCAAGGTGATGAGCGAAGAGTTTATAAAGGCCGAGATGGCCCTCTTTGCCGAACAGGCCAAAGAAGTAGACATCATAGTCACCACCGCCCTGATTCCGGGCAAACCGGCACCGCGTCTTATCACCAGGGAAATGGTGGATTCGATGAAGAGCGGCTCTGTGATTGTGGACATGGCGGCCGCCACCGGCGGTAACTGTGAATACACAGTCCCGGGCGAGCTGTTTGTCACCAAAAACGGCGTCAAGGTGATTGGTTACACCGATCTGCCCGGCCGTCTGCCAGCCCAGTCCTCCCAGCTTTACGGCACCAACCTGGTGAACCTGATGAAGCTGATGTGCAAAGAGAAAGACGGCAATGCCGTTATCGACTTTGACGATGTGGTAATGCGCAACATGACAGTGGTGAAGGCCGGTGAAGTCACCTTCCCGCCACCACCAATTTCTGTGTCTGCCGCCCCCGCCAAGGCTGCCCCCAAGGTCGAGCTGAAGAAAGCCGCGCCCAAGGAGCCTTCCAAGCTCAAGTACATTCTGGGCGCTCTGGGTTTGATTGGTTTTGGTGCTGTGGCAAGCGTGGCGCCGCCTGAGTTCTTGTCCCACTTTACCGTGTTCCTGCTCTCCTGTGTGGTGGGCTACTACGTGGTGTGGAACGTAACTCACGCGCTGCACACGCCGCTGATGTCGGTGACCAACGCCATCTCGGGCATTATCGTGGTGGGCGCACTGCTGCAGATTGGCAGCGGCTCGACGCTGGTCACTGTGCTGGCCTTTATCGCCGTGCTCATTGCCAGTATCAACATCTTCGGCGGCTTTACCGTCACTCAGCGCATGCTGAAGATGTTCCGTAAGGATTAA
- the pntB gene encoding Re/Si-specific NAD(P)(+) transhydrogenase subunit beta: MSQGLVTAAYIVAALCFILSLAGLSRQETAKQGNLFGITGMAIALIATILNPETSGVHWIILAMVIGGAIGVRLALKVEMTEMPELVAILHSFVGMAAVLVGFNSFIDVHPQAVTEVVISVGGNIDQSLEAAKAALQEASKAAEGHQLTGAMLSIHLVEVFLGVFIGAVTFTGSVVAFCKLRGLISSKPLMLPHRHKLNLLAVLVSFGLMVLFVKADGAMVPLIIMTLIAFAFGWHLVASIGGADMPVVVSMLNSYSGWAAAAAGFMLSNDLLIVTGALVGSSGAILSYIMCKAMNRSFISVIAGGFGTDGAVSSGDEEMGEYRETNAEDVADMLKNASSVIITPGYGMAVAQAQYPVAEITQKLRDRGIEVRFGIHPVAGRLPGHMNVLLAEAKVPYDIVLEMDEINEDFPETDVVLVIGANDTVNPAASEDPASPIAGMPVLEVWKAQTVIGFKRSMNTGYAGVQNPLFFRDNTQMLFGDAKDSVEAILKAL; encoded by the coding sequence GTGTCTCAAGGACTGGTAACAGCAGCCTACATAGTAGCAGCGCTGTGTTTTATTTTGAGTCTCGCGGGCCTGTCCCGTCAGGAGACCGCCAAGCAGGGTAACCTCTTTGGAATCACGGGCATGGCCATTGCGCTTATTGCCACTATCCTCAACCCGGAAACCAGTGGTGTGCACTGGATCATTCTCGCCATGGTTATCGGCGGCGCCATTGGCGTGCGTCTGGCCCTCAAGGTGGAAATGACCGAAATGCCGGAACTGGTGGCCATTCTCCACAGCTTTGTGGGTATGGCGGCCGTACTGGTTGGCTTTAACAGCTTTATCGACGTGCATCCCCAGGCGGTCACCGAAGTGGTGATTAGCGTGGGTGGCAACATCGACCAGAGCCTCGAAGCCGCCAAGGCCGCATTGCAGGAAGCGAGCAAGGCCGCCGAAGGTCATCAGCTGACCGGTGCCATGCTCAGCATCCATCTGGTGGAAGTCTTCCTCGGCGTCTTTATCGGTGCCGTGACCTTCACCGGCTCTGTGGTGGCCTTCTGTAAGCTGCGCGGGCTGATTTCCTCCAAGCCACTGATGCTGCCACATCGCCACAAGCTGAATTTGCTGGCGGTACTGGTGTCCTTTGGCCTGATGGTGCTCTTTGTAAAAGCCGACGGCGCCATGGTGCCGCTTATCATCATGACCCTTATCGCCTTTGCCTTTGGCTGGCATCTGGTGGCCAGCATCGGCGGTGCCGACATGCCGGTGGTAGTGTCGATGCTGAACTCCTACTCAGGCTGGGCGGCGGCAGCGGCGGGCTTTATGCTCTCCAACGACCTGCTTATCGTCACCGGTGCTCTGGTGGGCTCCTCGGGTGCCATCCTGTCTTACATCATGTGTAAGGCCATGAACCGCTCCTTCATCTCGGTGATTGCCGGTGGTTTTGGTACCGATGGCGCCGTGTCCAGCGGTGATGAAGAAATGGGTGAATACCGCGAAACCAACGCCGAAGATGTGGCCGACATGCTGAAAAACGCAAGCTCAGTCATCATCACCCCCGGCTACGGTATGGCGGTGGCCCAGGCCCAGTATCCGGTGGCCGAAATCACCCAGAAGCTGCGTGACCGTGGCATCGAAGTACGCTTCGGTATCCACCCTGTTGCCGGTCGTCTGCCAGGCCATATGAACGTGCTGCTGGCCGAGGCCAAGGTGCCTTACGACATAGTGCTGGAAATGGATGAAATCAACGAAGACTTCCCCGAGACCGACGTGGTGCTGGTGATTGGTGCCAACGACACCGTGAACCCGGCGGCCTCGGAAGACCCAGCCAGCCCCATCGCCGGTATGCCGGTGCTGGAAGTGTGGAAAGCCCAAACCGTTATCGGCTTTAAGCGTTCCATGAACACGGGCTACGCCGGGGTACAGAACCCGCTGTTCTTCCGCGATAACACCCAGATGTTGTTTGGCGATGCCAAGGACAGTGTTGAGGCGATTTTGAAGGCACTGTAA
- a CDS encoding sporulation protein: protein MFKKILAAVGIGSAKVDTRLHQSQLLPGQTFSATIVVQGGDVAQKIDGIDLALMTKAKVSTDNGDYFKNHCLARWRVAERFEIQPGEVREIPFSGQLHPETPFTALPVRNNQCRVWLQTGADIDSAIDPTDADVIDILPTPLLGHVLNAMQELGFALTKADVEQGYLSAPGFRSRSGCYQELEFHPRSFGFSSLREVEISLVCDATETHLLIELDRAFRGDGYRAFSIANNASAAEVFTQLKHYIR from the coding sequence ATGTTTAAAAAAATACTGGCTGCCGTTGGTATTGGCAGTGCCAAAGTGGATACCCGTTTACACCAAAGCCAGCTGCTGCCGGGGCAAACCTTCAGCGCCACCATAGTGGTGCAGGGCGGTGACGTGGCGCAAAAAATCGATGGTATCGACCTGGCGCTGATGACCAAGGCCAAGGTCAGCACTGACAATGGCGACTACTTTAAAAATCATTGCCTCGCCCGTTGGCGGGTGGCCGAGCGCTTTGAGATCCAGCCCGGCGAAGTGCGTGAAATCCCCTTCAGCGGCCAGTTGCATCCCGAAACCCCCTTTACCGCGCTGCCGGTACGCAACAATCAATGCCGTGTGTGGCTGCAAACCGGCGCTGACATTGACTCGGCAATCGACCCAACCGATGCCGATGTTATCGACATACTGCCAACGCCGCTGCTTGGGCATGTGCTGAACGCCATGCAGGAGCTGGGCTTTGCCCTCACCAAGGCCGATGTGGAGCAGGGCTATTTGAGCGCCCCGGGGTTTCGTTCCCGCTCCGGCTGCTATCAGGAGCTGGAATTCCACCCCCGCAGCTTTGGCTTCTCCAGCCTGCGCGAAGTGGAAATCTCTTTGGTGTGTGATGCCACCGAGACGCATCTCTTAATCGAACTCGACCGCGCCTTTCGCGGTGACGGCTACCGCGCGTTTTCCATCGCCAACAACGCCAGCGCTGCCGAGGTGTTCACCCAGCTTAAGCACTACATCCGCTGA
- a CDS encoding LysR family transcriptional regulator: protein MPSVFQLQALCAAVEKPSLRQAAEALCKTQPALTHALKQLESQLGLTLFNRDGYRLVLTGNGERIYQLALKTLESHAEIEQLAQHLARGDEDRVVLTVEASFELTPILRALESVQAEFSQTDIVIQQEYLTGAVERVQQGQANLAITPLAPALSPGTRLDTKPLSQGQMLNVAAPRLLARYPALSSVEQLRKEYQILVQDSGSGTLGLKLGVQTAQRHWYVNSFATKLSLIEQGMGWGRLPEWMLTEALAAGCLRVLELADFPARQRFDYHLVRRSAAVPGPVATRLWQRLGGSEL from the coding sequence ATGCCCTCTGTTTTTCAGCTTCAGGCCCTGTGCGCCGCCGTGGAAAAGCCGTCGCTGCGCCAGGCGGCCGAGGCGCTGTGCAAAACCCAGCCCGCATTGACCCACGCACTCAAACAGCTCGAATCTCAGTTGGGGCTGACCCTGTTTAATCGTGATGGCTACCGGCTTGTGCTTACCGGCAATGGCGAGCGCATTTATCAGCTGGCGCTGAAAACTTTAGAGAGCCACGCGGAGATTGAGCAGTTGGCGCAGCATCTGGCCCGGGGGGATGAAGACAGGGTGGTGCTGACGGTGGAAGCCTCATTCGAGCTGACGCCCATCCTCCGGGCGCTGGAGTCGGTGCAGGCCGAGTTTTCGCAAACCGACATCGTGATTCAACAGGAATACCTCACAGGCGCCGTTGAGCGGGTGCAGCAGGGGCAGGCAAATCTTGCCATTACACCGCTGGCACCGGCGCTGAGTCCGGGCACCCGGCTCGATACAAAGCCCCTGAGTCAGGGGCAGATGCTCAATGTGGCCGCGCCCCGCCTGCTGGCCCGCTATCCGGCGCTTTCCAGTGTAGAGCAGCTGCGAAAAGAGTATCAGATACTGGTACAGGACTCCGGCAGCGGCACCCTCGGGCTTAAGCTTGGCGTGCAAACTGCCCAGCGGCATTGGTATGTGAATAGCTTTGCCACCAAGCTCTCCTTGATAGAGCAGGGTATGGGCTGGGGGCGCTTGCCCGAGTGGATGCTGACAGAGGCGTTGGCGGCAGGGTGCCTGAGAGTGCTGGAGCTCGCCGACTTTCCGGCGCGCCAGCGGTTTGATTATCATCTGGTGCGCCGAAGCGCTGCTGTGCCGGGCCCGGTGGCAACACGGCTTTGGCAGCGCCTTGGCGGCAGCGAACTTTAA
- a CDS encoding DoxX family protein yields the protein MPSVPSFVRLLPIFLLALPMAGFGVAKLLGVPELHRAFQAMALPAWFGYFIGAAELAAGIGLLLPRWSALAATGLIPIMLGAAGFHLAFDVPSPIPALIFLALCLYIITLRRKDAIWYPF from the coding sequence ATGCCCTCTGTCCCATCCTTTGTGCGCTTACTGCCCATATTCCTGCTGGCACTGCCCATGGCAGGTTTTGGTGTGGCCAAACTGCTCGGCGTCCCCGAGCTGCACCGCGCTTTTCAGGCCATGGCGCTGCCTGCCTGGTTTGGCTACTTTATTGGCGCCGCCGAACTGGCGGCCGGTATAGGGCTCTTGCTGCCGCGCTGGAGCGCTCTGGCCGCCACGGGCTTAATCCCCATCATGCTTGGTGCGGCCGGATTTCATCTGGCCTTCGATGTGCCCTCGCCCATTCCGGCGCTGATCTTTTTGGCGCTGTGCCTCTATATCATCACCCTGCGCCGCAAAGACGCCATCTGGTATCCCTTCTGA
- a CDS encoding MFS transporter encodes MSQPTNLSGNDLSEVKQLGMWASIMSLGYIFWLVGGMELVERIAYYGVKASAGLYAKAPVSEGGLGISLSDYGIIISTWAILQTFIPVFTGGISDRVGYKETIFASTIIKIAGYLCMAFFPSFWGFLAGAMLLAAGTGIFKPGIQGTLVLATRRDNSSMAWGIFYQVVNIGGFLGPLVAVHMRQLSWDNVFYACAAIISLNFLFLLTYKEPGKEARLERQRKIKAGEIKQEFLWKDAWNELKKPVVIYYMLVFAGFWFLFNSLFDVLPIHIAEWVDTSVIVSTLFGEEGTRSGILQFWLGLNNEGTKVMPEGMLNLNAGLIMTSCFLVAALTAKYRITTAMLWGCLLSIGAFVMIGATHAAWYIVLAIAMFSLGEMMISPKKNEFMGNIAPEGKKAMYLGFVMLPQGIGWGLEGYFGPKLYEMYASKEKFARQMLGEEGMSAADVAAIPNGEAFNRLVEFTGRGSRELTEVLYNAHNIGMAWYIIAAIGTLSAVGIFIYGKWLFKMQQQNPA; translated from the coding sequence ATGAGTCAACCAACGAATCTTTCGGGCAACGACCTCAGCGAGGTCAAACAGCTCGGTATGTGGGCCTCCATCATGAGCCTTGGCTACATTTTCTGGCTGGTGGGTGGCATGGAGCTGGTGGAGCGTATTGCCTATTACGGCGTGAAGGCCAGTGCCGGCCTCTATGCCAAGGCGCCCGTTTCCGAAGGCGGCCTGGGTATTTCCCTTTCTGACTACGGCATCATTATTTCGACCTGGGCGATACTGCAAACCTTTATCCCCGTGTTTACCGGCGGTATCTCCGACCGGGTGGGCTACAAAGAAACCATCTTCGCCTCCACCATCATTAAAATTGCCGGCTACCTGTGTATGGCCTTTTTCCCCAGCTTCTGGGGCTTTCTGGCAGGTGCCATGCTGCTGGCCGCCGGTACGGGTATCTTCAAGCCCGGTATTCAGGGCACCCTGGTACTGGCCACCCGTCGCGACAACAGCTCCATGGCCTGGGGTATTTTCTATCAGGTGGTGAATATCGGTGGCTTCCTCGGTCCTCTGGTTGCCGTACACATGCGCCAGTTGTCATGGGACAATGTGTTCTATGCCTGCGCCGCGATTATCTCGCTTAACTTTTTGTTTTTGCTTACCTATAAAGAACCCGGCAAAGAAGCCCGCCTGGAGCGCCAGCGCAAAATCAAAGCCGGTGAAATCAAACAGGAATTCCTGTGGAAAGACGCCTGGAACGAGCTGAAAAAGCCGGTGGTGATTTACTACATGCTGGTGTTTGCCGGTTTCTGGTTTTTGTTCAACTCCCTGTTCGACGTGCTGCCCATTCACATTGCCGAATGGGTGGACACCAGCGTGATTGTTTCTACCCTGTTTGGCGAAGAAGGCACCCGCAGCGGCATTTTGCAGTTCTGGCTGGGGCTGAATAACGAAGGCACCAAGGTGATGCCCGAAGGCATGCTGAACCTGAACGCGGGTCTGATCATGACCAGCTGCTTTTTGGTGGCCGCCCTGACTGCCAAGTACCGCATCACCACCGCCATGCTGTGGGGTTGCCTGTTGTCCATCGGTGCCTTTGTGATGATTGGCGCCACCCACGCCGCCTGGTACATAGTGCTGGCAATTGCCATGTTCTCTCTGGGCGAGATGATGATTAGCCCCAAAAAGAACGAGTTTATGGGGAATATCGCCCCCGAGGGCAAAAAAGCCATGTATCTGGGCTTTGTAATGCTGCCACAGGGTATCGGTTGGGGTCTTGAAGGCTATTTCGGCCCCAAACTGTATGAAATGTACGCCTCCAAAGAGAAGTTCGCCCGCCAGATGCTGGGTGAAGAAGGCATGAGCGCTGCTGATGTGGCCGCCATTCCCAACGGCGAGGCCTTTAACCGTCTGGTGGAGTTTACCGGCCGCGGCAGCCGTGAACTGACAGAGGTTTTGTACAACGCCCACAACATAGGTATGGCCTGGTACATTATCGCCGCCATCGGCACCCTCTCGGCGGTAGGAATCTTTATCTACGGCAAGTGGCTGTTTAAGATGCAGCAGCAAAACCCGGCATAA